CGCACGAAGAACGCACGCAAGAAGCTGCCTCGCATCACCCCCTCGATGGCCATCGCGACAGGCACGAATGTCTTGCCGGTTCCGAAGGTACCAAGGCCGAAGCTGAGGTCATGCATTCCGATCGCACGTCGCAATGCCTTCTGACCATCGGTTCTTGGCTCGAAGCCTCTGACCTTCAGGTGCGTGATCGGAGCATGGCCGTCTTCGAACATCTTCGTCACGTTGTCTTCTGCGCGCGTGGTAGGGGTCTTCTTGGCAGGTTTTCCCAAATTCGATCTCCAGAAAAGAAAGAACCGCGGAGGGCATACAACCCATCCGCGGTGTCAGTTTGATGTCGCTTCTGCGACCAAGGCAGCATCACAAGTGCAAAACATGGAACTCATTCGAACTTCCCTTAGGCACTCCTGCAGGTACCGCTGGGGATGCATGCGACAAAGCATGGGACATGCCGGGGCGAAAATGGGAAGCGACCATTGCCCAACGCCGTAGTCGGCGGGCCCTCAGCGCCGAGAAACAGTCGCCCTGCCTTCTCCGGAGGGAAAGCATGACGTCCATGGATGCCAAGTGATGAGGCCCGAAGTTCTCACATCGGACCTCTTGGAACCCGGACTATTGCCAGCCGATCGGGACCAAAAGACAATTGAAGGTCCCAAAGGTCTGTCCTGGTATCTTCGAGTATCCTCGCCAGTTCGCTCGAAGTTGGTCTCGCAAGATTGCCGGAGGATGGATGAGATGTGCGCTCTGCAAGCTATCTCGAACCATCGTGTGAGGCGACCAGAACACCGGATCGTTGGTGACCATAAGGGCGGCTCCCGCTCTTGAGCTCGAGCTATTGGCGAATGCCTTCAAGCGTTCGACGCCTTGCAGGAAAGTCTGAAACCGCGCTCCTTGAGCTACCTGGTCGACGAGGTCGAAGCTCTCGCCGTCGATGGAGGTTTTCAGAGACCGGGTGCAGTACATGATCTCGAGTGCGAATTCGAAGGCACCTGCTTTGAGGATGACATCCAGGAAAGCCTTATGGGGAAGCATTGCCGGAGCCCCGGCGCGGACCTCGATCTCGGGATCTCTGGATCTGGCGTGAGTTACAAGCTCATGCTGCAAATCTGGCTTGGAATGGAAAACGGGTCGACGGACGGCAAGCGCCCTCAGGTAGGGTGTCAGGTCAATCATCTCAAAAAAAATCGCAGTGCTGAAAAACACTGCGATCCTAGCTCTAACCCGACGGCGTTTCACCTCTTTTTCGTCTCCGACGAGACGCGTGCCTCTCAGATAGCGTGTGAGAGAGCATTAGCATTGCCGGCGTCACAACCAGAGTGAGAACGGTGGCGAACACCAATCCACCTGCAATGGCGGAACTCAGTTCGATCCACCACTGAGTCGAGGGGGCGCCATAGATGATCTCGCGCGTGAAGAAGTTGAGGTTGACCCCGATCACCATCGGCAGAAGACCAAGGGCAGTCGTGATCGATGTCAGCAGAACCGGCCGAAGGCGTTGGGCGCCGGTGCGCAGTAGGGCTTCCTGCGCAGAGAGCCCTTCACGGCGCAGCTCATTGTAGCTGTCGATGAGAACGATGTTGTTGTTCACGACGATGCCGGCCAAAGCGATGATGCCGATGCCGCCCATCACCACGCCAAAAGGGCGCCCCGTGATGATCAGACCAAGGAGGACGCCGGCCACGGAGAAGACGATCGCGCTCATTACGATGAGAGCCTGCGAGAAGCTGTTAAACTGCGTGATGAGGATGATCCCCATCATCAGGATTGCTGCGACGAACGCTCCAACGAGGAAGGTCATGGCATCCTGCTGGTCTTCGGCTTCACCCTTGAACGACCAGTCGACGCTGTCGGGCAGATCCATCTCCTCAATGGACGCCCGCAGAGCGGTCACTTGGTCGTTGGCCAGCAGTCCTGGAGAGACGTCAGCCTCGATCGAGATCACCCGGCGCTGATTGATGCGCTCGATAGAGCCCGACCGCGGAATGGCTTTGAACTCGACGAAATTCGAGATCGGAACCAGACCGCTGCTGGTCGGAACCCGCAGGTTTTGCAGCTCTTCCAGATTTCTCTCCTCGCCTGGAAAGCGCACGCGGATATCCAGGGACCCATCGGTATCATCGGGCCGGTACTCGCTCACAGTGATGCCTTGCGTTAGAAGACGCACTGCTTGGCCCAGAAGGGTCACATCCGCCCCGTAGCGAGCCGCCTCCGAACGATCCATGACGAGTTCCCACTCCACGCCGGGGAGAGCCCGTGTGTCGGTGACATCGGTAAAGCCGCCAAGCCGGTCCATGGCCTCTCGAATTTCAGAGACTGCGGCTGCCTGCGCGTCACGATCTTTTGAGACAATCTCCAAGTTGATGGGCTTGCCGCCTGACGGCCCACCTGAGTCCACCTGGGCCTGAACGTTAATGCCCGCGATGTCAGACATGTCCGATCGGATGTCAGCCCCAATCTCTTTGGCCGGCTTCCGTGTATCCCATTCCGTGAGCTCCAGCTGGATCGTACCGATGACCTCCGAACCCTGACGGGAGCCGGCACCGGTACGGGCGTAGACGCTGGCGACGTTGTCATACTCGAGAAGACGCCGCTCAACTTGCCGTACGAAATCATCCTTCTCATAGACTGAGAAGTTGTCGCGAGCGCGAAGCTGCACCTGCATGAACTCCGGCTCCACTGAAGGGAAGAAACTCACACCATTGCCTAAGTGGCCGTAGGCGACGAAAGAGGACACAAGCGTAAGGATCGCAAAAATCAGAGTCCGCCCAGGCCTCAGGATGGCCCACTCGAGGACACGGACGTAGAGCCCGGCAAATCCGGTCATCCGGCGGGGATCGCCTTCCTCTGCATCGTAGAGCTGCCGTGCTTGCTTGGCAGACTGAGGCTGACGACGGCCAATGAGTCCGCCGAGGACCGGGATGAACACAAGCGCCATCAGCAGAGAAGCGAACAGGGTCAGCAGAACGGTGATCGGCAGGAATTTCATAAATTCTCCGACGACGCCCGACCAAAAGAGCAGGGGGAAGAAGACGCTGAGTGTGGTGGCGGTAGATGCAATGATTGGCCAGGCCATTCTCTTGGCCGCCTTCGAGTAGGCGTCCTTAGGGGCATCTCCTTCGTGGAGAAATCGGTCAGCAAGTTCGACCGTAACGATGGCTCCGTCGACCAGCATGCCGACCACGAGGATTAGGCTGAAAAGCACGACGATGTTCATGCTTAGGCCCATGAAGTAGAGTGCGGCGACACCGCTCAGAAAGGCGCCAGGGATTGCCATACCGACAAGGATCGAGGACCGAACGCCAAGGGCCCAGATGATGACGATCATCACTAGCAGGATCGCGGCGATCACGTTGGACTCAAGGTCGTTGAGCATGGTTTTCACCTGCTCGGACTCGTCTTGCATGTAGGTGACGCGGACACTGTCTGGCAAGGACTCCCGCGCCTTCTCGACGACAGCTCTAACACCCTCGACAGTGTCGATGATGTTTGACCCCACGCGCTTCTTCACTTCGAGCGCGAGAGAAGGTTGGCCGTTGATGCGGGCAAAGCCTGAGGCGTCTTCGAAGGTACGCCGTATGGTTGCCACATCGCCGAAGGTAACGACGGTATCGCCGCTGACTTTTACCGGCATAGCCCTCACGTCCTGCAGATCTTCGATCAGGCCCGGCACCTTCAGCACCATGCGTCCTGCAGCACTGTCGATGGCACCAGCCGCAATCAGCCGGTTGTTGCGGGTCACCTGGTTCATGATGGCGTCAAAGCTGAGGTTGTAGGTCTCAAAGGCGGTGGGGTCGATTAGGACCTCAAGCAGTTCATCTCTGGCTCCGCCAATGTCGACTTCGAGGACACCGGAGGTACCCTCAATATCCGTTTGAAGGTCATTGGCGATGTCGTTGAGGGTTCGCTCGGGCACTGGACCTGAAAGGATCGCCGTCAGGATCGGAAAGAGAGCAGTGTTGATCTCTCGCACAACGGGATCGTTGGCATCGTCGGGAAGATCGCTCTTGGCACGATCGACGGCTTCGCGGACCTTGTCGAGAGCCTCTTCAGAGTCAAAGCCTGGGTCGAACTCCAGCTGAACGCTCGCGCTGCCTTCAGAGGCGGTAGACGACATCTCTTTGAGGCCGGAGAGCGCACTGAGCTCGGTTTCGAGGGGTTCGACAAGCAAACGCTCGGAATCTTCGGGAGAGATGCCCTCCAGCGCAGCAGATACGAAGACCATCGGGATCGGCACCTCGGGAGAGGATTCCTTTGGAATAAAGGCGTAGGCCAGTGACCCCACGGTCAAAACGATCATCAGCAAGATGATGATGACGCGAGATCGGGAGAAGGCGGCAGTGATCAGCGTGTTCATAGCCGCGCCTCCGCCTCAACGGAATTTTCAGAGTCCTCAACATCGATCGATTTTGGTGCCACCATCTCTCCGTCGCGCACGAAGCCTTGGCCAACAGTGATGATGTCAGCTTTCTCCGGCAGCCCACTGACCCAAATGCCGTCTGTTTGAGCCCGCTCGACGATGACCGGAAAGAACACCACGGTATTGGTCGCATCGACGGTTTTCACCCCCAGGTCGCCATCCTCATTAAGCGAGAGCACGGCAGGGGAAACGAAGTGGGCCCTGAGCTTCCCTGTAGGCACCTGAACTTGAGCTGAGAGGCCGGATGGCAACTTGTTACCCGGGTTGGCAATCTCGACTTCAGCAGGGAACGTCCGGGTCTCACCGTCTGCGTCGACCCCCACGAAAGACACGAAGCCCTCTCTGGTTTCGCCGGTGATAAAGCTGACCTGGGCCGGCTGCCCGGCCCGGATGCGTGATACGCTTTGCTGGGGAACCTGGATGGATACCGTCAAAGGATCCGAGTCCAGGATCGTCCCGATTTCAGTTCCGGCCTGAACGAACTCACCCTCATCGAGATCGAGCGTATTCAGCCGCCCGGAGAAGGGGGCCCGGATGTGTGAATTGTTGAACGCCTTCTCGGCCGCGGCGACCTGCGCTTTGGCTGTCGCCAGTGTGGCCCGAGCTTCCGCCACCCGATCAGCCGTTGCCACCCCGCGATCTAGGAGGGTGTTCGCGTTGTCAAAGTCGCGCTGGGCACGGTCAAGCTCTTCGCTTGCCTGCTCCAACTGCGCTTCGAGGTCTCGCGAGCTGAGGTGTGCAATCACTTGACCTTGTACGAGGTTCTCACCTTTCCGGGCCAAGATAGACGCCACTTGAGCCGAAGCCTCCGCTCGTATCGCGGTGCGCCGATCAGGTTGCGCCTGGCCTTCTGAAGAGAAAACTTCCAAGACATCTTGAGCACTGCTTGACCTTATGGCCACAGAGACCGGCTTGAGCTCCTGTGTTTTCAGAGAAGGATTTTCAGAGTCTTTGGGAGCAGGCAGAATATAGCCGCTACCCATCCACCCGATGAGAGCCACGGTCAGTCCGCCGGCCACCCATTTGGATCGGCTCGACCCCGGCTCAGTCTCAAATTCAAGGCGCCCCTTGTGGCTGGAAGTCTCGGAAATATCGGTCACTGGAAGAGTCCTCTTTGTACCGACGTATAGAAATGTGCCGGCTCGCTCGGTAGGTGGCGAAGATAGACTCTGAAATGTTTCCGAAAATTTAATGGATAAAGGTGCTTAGCGCGCCTTCAGTAGGTTGCCTTTCGAGCCCGCTCGCTTTCGCGAGTAGGCCTGTTTTCTTACGTGCTTTAATGGAGCAAGCCGCGTCTACCGGCCGCTCCAAGTTGTCCAGCCTTCGCGCGAACTGCTACCAAAGAGCTCGAGGAAAGGACCCCAACTACAGCGCTCGATGATCTGATACTGAGCCTGGGGCTTGCCGCTCGTGTTCAGGTCCCCGTCGGGATCGAAGGGGATGAAGTTTACGGTGCTGCGCGCGGGGCCGAGAGTGCGAACGTTCTTGCCGCGAGTCCCAAATAGAAGAAGTTCGGTGACGTCGGAAAAGACTTCGTCGCCTTCCTGACCTTCAGTGGTACGGGACTTCTGCCACACGATATTGCCGGTGTACTTAAAGCCCCAGGACTGGAGGACCTTCATGCCGTCCGGAAGTTTGGAGTTCGGCACCCACAGATAGCAGTGCGCGCGATCGTCCATATGCTCCGCAACCGATAGGGCGCAGATCTCTTCGACAGTCAGGCTGCTTTCGAGTTCCGTCTGGTTGGCGTTGAACGGATCGGCGAGGAGGCATCCGAACTTCCGGCCCTCGAGAAAGGAGCTTATCTGAGGGGCGGTGCTCGGAGGTGCTGTCATGGGTCGTTCCTTTTTGTCCAAGCTCCGGTATCGGAGATAAGCTGCAGGAAGTCGAGCCTTGTTCAAACACTGGCTGGGGGAGAGTGCCCTGAGCGGAGCGCGTGGCGAATTCGAGCGTCGTATGGTCGAACGCGACGAGTGATTGTGGATGCCCCTGACAGACTTTGGGGTATCCAAGTGTTTGCCGGTAGGCGGGAAGGGCGACGGCTGCGCGGAGCAATGTGCAGGGATCAAAAATCCAGCAATTGGCAACAAGCAAAGAGCATGGAGCGCGACGACCGGGGAGCAAAGGTCAAGAGGCCCAACGCCTCGTATCGAAACCCGGATAGCACGCTCTTTCGAACTCCGTGAGGTGGTGCGAGCGATCTAACCCTTCCCAGACGGCCACCCCAAGCTCCTAGAGCAAGGAAACCAGAGGCGAGTGAGTGGCCGTCATCTCGAGCTCAGAGGATATTGTTGTCCTCGAGCAGTTTCTTGGTGGCATCGGAAATCTCGATCTTCGTGGTGAAGTTGAGCTCCTGTGCCTTGTCTTTCAGATTCCGCAGGTCACGGCGGAGCGATGCCAGGTCGGTGGTCAAGCCGTCACGAATTTGCTCGTCAAGAATGCCGAACTCGATGGAAGGAAGCTCGGAACCGAGGCGGTAAATACTGTCACCTTTGTCTTCGGACAACTTCCGGTGCGCACCCTCCAGATAGGTGAAGCTCGGCCGCTCAGGGGTCTCCAGAGCCTTCTTCACGACCTTGATGGCCTCTTCAGTGGCCGCAATGTCTGCGAGAATGTCGTTCAGGCCGGAGATCTGATTTGCATTCGATACGTTCTTGCGAATTGCGAAGAGCGCAGACCGGACAGCAGATGCCGTACCCATGTCTTCCTGCCATTTGGACGCGGCCTCCTTTACGCGGGCGACCGGCTCTTCGATGCCGTTCACCGAGAT
The Salipiger sp. CCB-MM3 genome window above contains:
- a CDS encoding efflux RND transporter permease subunit; amino-acid sequence: MNTLITAAFSRSRVIIILLMIVLTVGSLAYAFIPKESSPEVPIPMVFVSAALEGISPEDSERLLVEPLETELSALSGLKEMSSTASEGSASVQLEFDPGFDSEEALDKVREAVDRAKSDLPDDANDPVVREINTALFPILTAILSGPVPERTLNDIANDLQTDIEGTSGVLEVDIGGARDELLEVLIDPTAFETYNLSFDAIMNQVTRNNRLIAAGAIDSAAGRMVLKVPGLIEDLQDVRAMPVKVSGDTVVTFGDVATIRRTFEDASGFARINGQPSLALEVKKRVGSNIIDTVEGVRAVVEKARESLPDSVRVTYMQDESEQVKTMLNDLESNVIAAILLVMIVIIWALGVRSSILVGMAIPGAFLSGVAALYFMGLSMNIVVLFSLILVVGMLVDGAIVTVELADRFLHEGDAPKDAYSKAAKRMAWPIIASTATTLSVFFPLLFWSGVVGEFMKFLPITVLLTLFASLLMALVFIPVLGGLIGRRQPQSAKQARQLYDAEEGDPRRMTGFAGLYVRVLEWAILRPGRTLIFAILTLVSSFVAYGHLGNGVSFFPSVEPEFMQVQLRARDNFSVYEKDDFVRQVERRLLEYDNVASVYARTGAGSRQGSEVIGTIQLELTEWDTRKPAKEIGADIRSDMSDIAGINVQAQVDSGGPSGGKPINLEIVSKDRDAQAAAVSEIREAMDRLGGFTDVTDTRALPGVEWELVMDRSEAARYGADVTLLGQAVRLLTQGITVSEYRPDDTDGSLDIRVRFPGEERNLEELQNLRVPTSSGLVPISNFVEFKAIPRSGSIERINQRRVISIEADVSPGLLANDQVTALRASIEEMDLPDSVDWSFKGEAEDQQDAMTFLVGAFVAAILMMGIILITQFNSFSQALIVMSAIVFSVAGVLLGLIITGRPFGVVMGGIGIIALAGIVVNNNIVLIDSYNELRREGLSAQEALLRTGAQRLRPVLLTSITTALGLLPMVIGVNLNFFTREIIYGAPSTQWWIELSSAIAGGLVFATVLTLVVTPAMLMLSHTLSERHASRRRRKRGETPSG
- a CDS encoding efflux RND transporter periplasmic adaptor subunit — its product is MTDISETSSHKGRLEFETEPGSSRSKWVAGGLTVALIGWMGSGYILPAPKDSENPSLKTQELKPVSVAIRSSSAQDVLEVFSSEGQAQPDRRTAIRAEASAQVASILARKGENLVQGQVIAHLSSRDLEAQLEQASEELDRAQRDFDNANTLLDRGVATADRVAEARATLATAKAQVAAAEKAFNNSHIRAPFSGRLNTLDLDEGEFVQAGTEIGTILDSDPLTVSIQVPQQSVSRIRAGQPAQVSFITGETREGFVSFVGVDADGETRTFPAEVEIANPGNKLPSGLSAQVQVPTGKLRAHFVSPAVLSLNEDGDLGVKTVDATNTVVFFPVIVERAQTDGIWVSGLPEKADIITVGQGFVRDGEMVAPKSIDVEDSENSVEAEARL
- a CDS encoding MT-A70 family methyltransferase, with the translated sequence MTAPPSTAPQISSFLEGRKFGCLLADPFNANQTELESSLTVEEICALSVAEHMDDRAHCYLWVPNSKLPDGMKVLQSWGFKYTGNIVWQKSRTTEGQEGDEVFSDVTELLLFGTRGKNVRTLGPARSTVNFIPFDPDGDLNTSGKPQAQYQIIERCSWGPFLELFGSSSREGWTTWSGR